One segment of Streptomyces bathyalis DNA contains the following:
- a CDS encoding flavin reductase family protein, producing MPHADGVSEDEFRAAMARLAAGVVLVTAFDPDDGPEGADVGMTATAFMSVSLEPPLVMVSVRDGSRMDELLERRPLWAASLLTESQRQTAGRFAMKGRLSDRLLFRELPHTRGEASEAPLVDGSLATVECCTEQRVRAGDHTLVIGRVLSTRLPHAPDAGPLLYFRGRYHSLTKGGS from the coding sequence ATGCCCCATGCTGATGGGGTGAGCGAGGACGAGTTCCGGGCGGCCATGGCGAGACTGGCAGCCGGCGTGGTGCTGGTGACGGCCTTCGACCCCGATGACGGCCCGGAAGGCGCGGACGTCGGCATGACCGCCACCGCCTTCATGTCCGTCTCGCTCGAACCGCCGCTCGTCATGGTCAGCGTCCGCGACGGGTCACGCATGGACGAACTGCTGGAGCGCCGGCCCCTCTGGGCCGCGTCCCTGCTCACCGAGAGCCAGCGCCAGACGGCCGGCCGCTTCGCGATGAAGGGACGTCTCAGCGACAGGCTCCTCTTCCGCGAGCTCCCCCACACCCGTGGCGAGGCCTCCGAGGCGCCGCTGGTGGACGGTTCGCTGGCCACCGTCGAGTGCTGCACCGAGCAGCGCGTACGGGCGGGCGACCACACCCTCGTCATCGGGCGGGTGCTGAGCACAAGGCTGCCGCACGCCCCGGACGCGGGACCCCTCCTCTACTTCAGGGGGCGCTACCACTCGCTGACCAAGGGCGGTTCCTGA
- a CDS encoding TerD family protein: MAVSLSKGGNVSLTKEAPGLTAVTVGLGWDVRTTTGTDFDLDASAIAVNTTGKVYSDQHFVFFNNKSTPDQSIVHTGDNVTGEGEGDDEQINVNLAGLPGDVEKIVFPVSIYDAESRSQNFGQVRNAFIRIVNQANQSEIARYDLSEDAATETAMVFGELYRNGAEWKFRAVGQGYASGLVGIAQDFGVNV; encoded by the coding sequence ATGGCTGTAAGCCTGTCCAAGGGCGGCAACGTCTCCCTCACCAAGGAGGCACCGGGCCTGACCGCCGTCACGGTCGGCCTCGGCTGGGACGTCCGCACCACCACGGGTACCGACTTCGACCTGGACGCCAGCGCCATCGCGGTGAACACGACCGGCAAGGTCTACTCCGACCAGCACTTCGTCTTCTTCAACAACAAGTCGACGCCGGACCAGAGCATCGTGCACACCGGTGACAACGTCACCGGTGAGGGCGAGGGCGACGACGAGCAGATCAACGTCAACCTGGCCGGCCTGCCCGGCGATGTAGAGAAGATCGTCTTCCCGGTCTCGATCTACGACGCCGAGAGCCGCAGCCAGAACTTCGGCCAGGTACGGAACGCCTTCATCCGCATCGTCAACCAGGCCAACCAGTCCGAGATCGCTCGCTACGACCTGAGCGAGGACGCGGCCACCGAGACCGCCATGGTCTTCGGCGAGCTGTACCGCAACGGCGCGGAGTGGAAGTTCCGCGCGGTCGGCCAGGGCTACGCCTCCGGTCTGGTCGGGATCGCGCAGGACTTCGGCGTCAACGTCTGA
- a CDS encoding DUF2267 domain-containing protein, translated as MKRDAFLARVRERGEYHDHAEALRISEAVLGVLSSRITGGEAKDLASQLPAPLDAALLKGTTEAAESFGVNEFLRRVAELTGARPRTAEWDAGAVLSTLAEAVSGGEFNQLLTQLPSGYAAMFGEPELSG; from the coding sequence ATGAAACGCGACGCATTCCTTGCCCGGGTCCGCGAGCGCGGCGAGTACCACGACCACGCAGAGGCTCTGCGGATCAGCGAAGCGGTCCTCGGCGTGCTCAGCTCCCGGATCACCGGGGGAGAGGCGAAGGACCTGGCGTCCCAGCTGCCCGCGCCACTGGACGCGGCACTACTGAAGGGGACCACCGAGGCGGCCGAGTCGTTCGGCGTCAACGAGTTCCTCCGCCGGGTCGCCGAGCTGACGGGAGCCCGGCCCAGGACGGCCGAATGGGACGCCGGTGCTGTCCTCTCCACACTCGCCGAAGCGGTTTCGGGAGGGGAGTTCAACCAGCTCCTCACCCAGCTGCCCTCCGGCTACGCGGCGATGTTCGGGGAGCCCGAACTGAGCGGCTGA
- a CDS encoding cupin domain-containing protein: MIEVKTVDKADERRDFPRGHIEALHLTGLDFAVATFEPGWRWTESLRPIAGTDTCQVHHNGFMVQGRMRVRMDDGTETEVGPGDVFVAPPGHDAWVVSDEPVIMYDFAGQMATEYAKG; encoded by the coding sequence ATGATCGAAGTCAAGACGGTCGACAAGGCAGACGAACGGCGCGACTTCCCACGCGGGCACATAGAAGCCCTGCATCTCACGGGCCTGGATTTCGCAGTGGCCACTTTCGAGCCCGGCTGGCGCTGGACGGAATCGCTGCGTCCGATAGCGGGCACCGATACCTGCCAGGTGCACCACAACGGATTCATGGTGCAGGGGCGAATGCGAGTGAGGATGGACGACGGCACCGAGACCGAGGTCGGCCCCGGGGACGTGTTCGTCGCACCGCCCGGCCATGACGCATGGGTCGTCAGCGACGAGCCGGTCATCATGTACGACTTCGCAGGTCAGATGGCCACCGAGTACGCGAAGGGCTGA
- a CDS encoding DUF488 family protein, producing MTEAAPLVTFGHGLATRDEITALLRGAGVAAVVDVRTAPGSRRNPDARRELMAQWMPAAGLEYRWEKRLGGFRKAAPGSEDIFWEHAQFRGYAGYTRDPGFLAAMDELLRQASRTERTAVMCAESLWWRCHRRIIADFAVLARGTPVLHLAHDGRLTEHPPAQGARLRDDGLLVYDRL from the coding sequence GTGACCGAGGCCGCCCCGCTGGTGACCTTCGGCCACGGCCTCGCCACCCGCGATGAGATCACCGCTCTTCTCCGGGGAGCGGGCGTCGCCGCCGTCGTCGATGTGCGTACGGCGCCGGGAAGCCGCCGCAACCCCGACGCCCGGCGGGAGCTGATGGCGCAGTGGATGCCGGCCGCGGGGCTGGAGTACCGGTGGGAGAAGCGGCTGGGCGGCTTCCGCAAAGCGGCGCCGGGCTCCGAGGACATCTTCTGGGAGCACGCCCAGTTCCGCGGCTACGCCGGCTACACGCGGGACCCGGGATTCCTCGCGGCCATGGACGAGTTGCTGCGGCAGGCTTCCCGGACGGAACGCACGGCGGTGATGTGCGCGGAGTCGCTGTGGTGGCGCTGCCACAGGCGGATCATCGCGGACTTCGCGGTCCTGGCACGCGGCACGCCCGTGCTGCACCTGGCGCACGACGGGCGGCTCACCGAGCACCCCCCGGCCCAGGGCGCGCGGCTGCGCGACGACGGTCTTCTCGTGTACGACCGGCTGTGA
- the clpB gene encoding ATP-dependent chaperone ClpB — MDMNRLTQKSQEALQEAQSTATRLGQSEVDGEHLLSALLGAGDGLIPRLLEQAGVDVPALREDVESELARKPSQTGAGAGAASGQVYVTRGLANLLEAADQEARRLKDEYVSVEHLLLAMTDEGSATGAGRTLKEHGVTRDAFLDSLTRVRGNQRVTSATPEGAYEALEKYGRDLVDEARGGTLDPVIGRDAEIRRVTQILSRKTKNNPVLIGDPGVGKTAVVEGLAQRIVSGDVPEGLRDKTIFSLDISALVAGAKYRGEFEERLQAVLAEVKAAEGSILLFVDELHNVVGAGGSEGAVDAGNMFKPMLARGELHMIGATTLAEYRKRVESDAALERRFQQVVVDEPSVEDTVSILRGLRERLEIFHGVSIQDTALVAAATLSHRYISDRFLPDKAIDLVDEACARLRTEMDSMPAELDGLTRRVTRLEIEEAALSKESDPASTARLEELRRELADLRAEADAGQAQWEAERQAIRRVQELREELERMRQEAEEAERSYDLNRAAELRYGKLTELERKLGTEEEQLEAKQGESRLLREVVTEDEIAEIVAAWTGIPVTRLQEGEREKLLRLDDILRERVVGQDEAVSLVADAVIRSRSGIRDPRRPIGSFIFLGPTGVGKTELAKALAAALFDSEESIVRLDMSEYQERHTVSRLVGAPPGYIGYEEGGQLTEAVRRKPYSVVLFDEIEKAHADVFNTLLQILDDGRITDAQGRTVNFRNTVVILTSNIGSVHLLDGVTAEGQIKADARSRVMDELRGHFRPEFLNRVDDVVLFSPLGQEQIEQIVELQFDELRSRLAERRISVELTEEARRLIARQGYDPVYGARPLRRYISHEVETIVGRALLRGAVEDGASVLVDAADGELSVTYESPEAGARGGDDSLARAA; from the coding sequence ATGGACATGAATCGCCTGACCCAGAAGTCACAGGAAGCGCTCCAGGAAGCCCAGTCGACGGCGACACGGCTGGGGCAGAGCGAGGTCGACGGCGAGCACCTGCTGTCGGCCCTCCTCGGTGCGGGCGACGGCCTCATACCGCGCCTCCTGGAACAGGCCGGCGTCGACGTCCCGGCGCTGAGGGAGGACGTGGAGAGCGAACTGGCCCGCAAACCCAGCCAGACCGGTGCCGGCGCCGGAGCCGCCTCCGGCCAGGTGTATGTGACGCGCGGACTGGCGAACCTGCTGGAGGCCGCCGACCAGGAGGCCCGCAGGCTCAAGGACGAGTACGTCTCGGTCGAGCATCTGCTGCTCGCGATGACGGACGAGGGCTCCGCGACCGGAGCGGGACGGACCCTCAAGGAACACGGCGTCACCCGTGACGCCTTCCTCGACAGCCTCACCCGGGTCCGCGGCAACCAGCGCGTCACATCCGCGACCCCCGAAGGGGCGTACGAGGCGCTGGAGAAGTACGGCCGCGACCTCGTCGACGAGGCACGGGGCGGGACCCTCGACCCGGTCATCGGCCGGGACGCGGAGATCCGCCGCGTGACCCAGATCCTCAGCCGGAAGACGAAGAACAACCCGGTGCTGATCGGGGACCCGGGCGTCGGCAAGACCGCCGTCGTCGAAGGTCTGGCGCAGCGCATCGTCAGCGGGGACGTTCCCGAGGGTCTGCGGGACAAGACGATCTTCTCCCTGGACATCAGCGCGCTCGTCGCCGGAGCCAAGTACCGCGGCGAGTTCGAGGAACGGCTCCAGGCCGTGCTCGCCGAGGTGAAGGCCGCCGAGGGCAGCATCCTGCTCTTCGTCGACGAGCTGCACAACGTCGTCGGTGCGGGCGGATCGGAGGGCGCGGTGGACGCGGGCAACATGTTCAAGCCGATGCTCGCGCGCGGCGAGCTGCACATGATCGGTGCGACGACGCTGGCCGAGTACCGCAAGCGCGTCGAGTCGGACGCCGCACTGGAGCGCAGGTTCCAGCAGGTCGTGGTGGACGAGCCGTCGGTCGAGGACACCGTCTCGATCCTGCGCGGGCTGCGCGAACGGCTGGAGATCTTCCACGGCGTCAGCATCCAGGACACAGCACTGGTCGCCGCGGCCACGCTCAGCCACCGGTACATCTCCGACAGGTTCCTCCCCGACAAGGCCATCGACCTCGTCGACGAGGCGTGTGCCCGCCTGCGTACGGAGATGGACTCGATGCCCGCTGAGCTGGACGGGCTGACCCGCCGCGTCACACGCCTGGAGATCGAAGAGGCCGCGCTCTCCAAGGAGTCGGACCCGGCCAGCACCGCGAGGCTGGAGGAGCTGCGGCGGGAGCTGGCCGATCTGCGGGCCGAGGCGGACGCCGGGCAGGCCCAGTGGGAGGCCGAACGCCAGGCGATCCGCAGGGTGCAGGAGCTGCGCGAGGAACTGGAACGGATGCGCCAGGAGGCGGAAGAGGCCGAGCGCTCCTACGACCTGAACCGGGCGGCCGAACTGCGTTACGGCAAGCTCACCGAGCTCGAACGCAAGCTGGGCACGGAGGAGGAGCAACTGGAAGCCAAGCAGGGCGAGTCGCGGCTGCTGCGCGAGGTGGTCACCGAGGACGAGATCGCCGAGATCGTCGCGGCCTGGACCGGTATCCCGGTGACACGTCTCCAGGAGGGCGAGCGGGAGAAGCTGTTGCGGCTCGACGACATCCTGCGGGAGCGGGTCGTCGGGCAGGACGAGGCCGTGAGCCTGGTCGCCGATGCCGTCATCCGGTCCCGGTCGGGCATCCGCGACCCCCGGCGGCCCATCGGGTCCTTCATCTTCCTCGGGCCCACGGGCGTCGGGAAGACGGAGCTGGCGAAGGCCCTCGCGGCCGCGCTCTTCGACTCCGAGGAGAGCATCGTGCGGCTCGACATGAGCGAGTACCAGGAGCGGCACACCGTCAGCCGTCTCGTCGGCGCACCTCCTGGATACATCGGCTACGAGGAGGGCGGTCAGCTGACCGAGGCGGTGCGGCGCAAGCCCTACTCCGTCGTGCTCTTCGACGAGATCGAGAAGGCGCACGCCGACGTCTTCAACACCCTCCTCCAGATCCTCGACGACGGAAGGATCACGGACGCGCAGGGGCGCACCGTCAACTTCCGCAACACCGTCGTCATCCTGACGTCCAACATCGGCTCGGTGCACCTGCTCGACGGCGTCACCGCCGAGGGGCAGATCAAGGCGGATGCCCGCAGCCGCGTCATGGACGAGCTGCGCGGCCACTTCCGGCCCGAGTTCCTCAACCGCGTCGACGACGTCGTGCTCTTCAGCCCGCTCGGCCAGGAGCAGATCGAGCAGATCGTCGAGCTCCAGTTCGACGAACTGCGCTCCCGTCTTGCGGAACGCAGGATCAGCGTCGAACTGACCGAGGAGGCACGCCGGCTGATCGCACGCCAGGGGTACGACCCCGTGTACGGGGCCCGGCCGCTGCGCCGCTACATCTCGCACGAGGTCGAGACGATCGTCGGCCGCGCCCTGCTGCGGGGCGCCGTCGAGGACGGCGCGTCGGTCCTCGTCGACGCGGCCGACGGGGAACTGTCCGTCACCTACGAGTCGCCGGAGGCCGGGGCCCGGGGCGGCGACGACTCCCTCGCCAGGGCGGCGTGA
- a CDS encoding pentapeptide repeat-containing protein, whose protein sequence is MASMRSRSTKKPGGAVRAPRRPEVNLPELRASAEAPAPDGDYDGVEFEGADLSRTDASGARFLECGIRNCSLDEARWERARLLDSVLEAVTGAGTDLAGAELRDVELLDARLGGVQVHGARLSRVLVRGGKIDFLNLRQSRLLDVTFENCVLVEPDFGGATLERVAFPGCVLRGVEFSGAQLTDVDLRDAAELDIAGGIGQLGGSAINSAQLMDLAPAFAAELGVRVVG, encoded by the coding sequence ATGGCGAGCATGAGATCGAGGTCGACGAAGAAGCCGGGGGGAGCGGTCAGAGCCCCGCGCAGGCCGGAGGTGAACCTTCCGGAGCTGCGGGCCAGTGCTGAGGCGCCGGCCCCGGACGGGGACTACGACGGCGTGGAGTTCGAGGGCGCGGACCTGAGCCGCACCGACGCCTCGGGGGCCCGCTTCCTGGAGTGCGGCATCCGCAACTGCTCGCTGGACGAGGCGAGATGGGAACGCGCACGGCTGCTCGACAGCGTGCTGGAGGCCGTGACGGGAGCGGGTACGGACCTTGCCGGAGCGGAGTTGCGTGACGTCGAGCTGCTGGACGCCCGGCTGGGCGGCGTGCAGGTGCACGGGGCGCGGCTGTCCAGGGTGCTGGTGCGCGGAGGGAAGATCGACTTCCTCAATCTCCGCCAGAGCCGGCTGCTGGACGTCACCTTCGAGAACTGCGTGCTCGTGGAGCCGGACTTCGGCGGGGCCACGCTCGAACGGGTCGCGTTCCCCGGATGTGTGCTGCGCGGCGTCGAGTTCAGCGGCGCGCAGCTCACGGACGTCGATCTGCGGGACGCGGCGGAGCTGGACATCGCAGGCGGCATCGGGCAGTTGGGAGGGTCGGCGATCAACTCCGCCCAACTGATGGATCTGGCACCGGCGTTCGCGGCGGAACTGGGAGTGCGGGTCGTGGGCTGA
- a CDS encoding chaperone modulator CbpM has product MTTPRSRFTAPRAGSGAERPSYVLAPVHRLSLETVARRSGLHPELVRRFVALGLLDDVHRDAEGRLWFPASAPLILARIQRLRAGFCLNYASLGLVLELLDRIAELEARLRRSGVRSDDSPWT; this is encoded by the coding sequence ATGACGACGCCACGGTCGAGGTTCACCGCGCCCCGCGCCGGCAGCGGTGCCGAACGGCCGTCCTACGTACTGGCCCCCGTGCACCGGCTCAGCCTGGAGACCGTCGCGCGCCGCTCGGGGCTGCACCCGGAACTTGTGCGGCGGTTCGTCGCGCTCGGCCTGCTCGACGACGTGCACCGCGACGCCGAGGGCCGTCTGTGGTTCCCCGCGTCGGCGCCCCTGATTCTTGCCCGCATCCAGCGGCTGCGAGCCGGTTTCTGTCTGAACTACGCCTCGCTGGGGCTGGTCCTGGAACTGCTCGACCGCATCGCCGAGCTCGAGGCCCGGCTGCGCCGCAGCGGCGTGAGGAGTGATGACTCGCCATGGACATGA
- the cdgB gene encoding diguanylate cyclase CdgB yields the protein MDTESEPYVRLASLRQLHLVVAQLSTARSLADTLQTIADGVVDGLGFEIAAVNLVRPEGDLVVAAVAGSQGAEAMMAGRVGSRASWDRRLSMGEAWGNLRFVPYTEGWVLDDDDVPQWHSTGPAPQSPDDWHPMDRLFAPLYASDSELLGVLSVDRPRNGRRPGAWGREALQLYSSQAAIALSNARLRSNMQRALVRLEREQSALRASEESFRQAFEYAPSGMAVAEMGGDQHGRLIRINDALCRLLGRPASAMRRYSFSDIVHPEDIGTLLRTSAEGGRAELRLARRDGSYVWVSLRNSVVADTADGPRFLLTHVEDIEDRKRHELQLAHRASHDSLTGLPNSAELRTRLNGRLCARPAPSISGVMQPDLNGNGSSGLASGMQFEDAGSGVLASTGMYDPHHTHAVPPTGTVQGEKGLAVLFCDLDGFKSINDRFGHNCGDAVLVEVARRLSAGVRDNDTVARMGGDEFVVLTDGVGPAEAQDLAVRLRNAIIPPIRVDGRAVRVGASFGIGWAGCGMTAEEVLQSADQRMYVEKRSRSKGQRRAG from the coding sequence ATGGATACCGAGTCGGAGCCCTACGTCCGCCTTGCCAGCCTGCGTCAGCTGCACCTCGTCGTGGCGCAGCTGAGTACCGCCCGCAGCCTTGCCGACACCCTGCAGACCATCGCCGACGGAGTGGTCGACGGACTGGGATTCGAGATAGCCGCGGTCAATCTCGTACGTCCGGAGGGCGACCTCGTGGTCGCCGCCGTGGCCGGCAGCCAGGGAGCCGAGGCGATGATGGCGGGCCGGGTCGGCTCGCGCGCCTCCTGGGACCGCCGGCTGTCGATGGGGGAGGCCTGGGGCAACCTGCGGTTCGTCCCCTACACGGAGGGCTGGGTCCTCGACGACGACGATGTCCCGCAGTGGCACTCCACCGGCCCCGCACCCCAGTCGCCCGACGACTGGCACCCCATGGACCGCCTCTTCGCCCCGCTGTACGCCTCGGACAGCGAACTGCTCGGCGTCCTGTCCGTCGACAGACCCCGCAACGGGCGGCGGCCCGGCGCCTGGGGCCGCGAGGCGCTTCAGCTCTACTCGTCACAGGCCGCGATCGCCCTCAGCAACGCACGGCTGCGCTCCAACATGCAGCGCGCGCTCGTCCGCCTGGAGCGGGAGCAGTCGGCGCTGCGCGCCAGCGAGGAGAGCTTCCGGCAGGCCTTCGAGTACGCACCGAGCGGGATGGCCGTCGCCGAGATGGGCGGCGACCAGCACGGCCGTCTCATCCGCATCAACGACGCGCTGTGCAGGCTCCTCGGTCGGCCCGCCTCCGCGATGCGCCGCTACTCCTTCTCCGACATCGTCCACCCCGAGGACATCGGCACCCTGCTGCGCACGTCCGCGGAGGGCGGCCGGGCCGAGCTGCGCCTGGCCCGGCGTGACGGCTCGTACGTGTGGGTCTCGCTGCGCAACTCCGTGGTCGCCGACACCGCCGACGGGCCGCGCTTCCTGCTGACCCACGTCGAGGACATCGAGGACCGCAAGCGGCACGAGCTGCAGCTGGCCCACCGCGCGAGCCACGACTCCCTCACCGGCCTGCCCAACAGCGCCGAGCTGCGCACCCGCCTGAACGGGCGGCTCTGTGCCCGCCCGGCACCGTCGATCTCCGGCGTCATGCAGCCGGACCTCAACGGGAACGGCAGCAGCGGGCTGGCCTCCGGGATGCAGTTCGAGGACGCGGGCTCGGGCGTTCTGGCGTCCACGGGCATGTACGACCCGCACCACACGCACGCCGTGCCGCCGACCGGGACCGTGCAGGGTGAGAAGGGTCTCGCAGTCCTCTTCTGCGATCTGGACGGTTTCAAGTCGATCAACGACCGCTTCGGGCACAACTGCGGCGACGCCGTCCTCGTCGAGGTCGCCCGCCGGCTCTCCGCCGGTGTGCGTGACAACGACACGGTGGCCCGCATGGGCGGCGACGAATTCGTGGTGCTCACGGACGGTGTGGGCCCGGCGGAGGCGCAGGACCTGGCCGTCCGGCTGCGCAACGCGATCATCCCCCCGATCCGCGTCGACGGCAGAGCGGTGCGTGTGGGAGCCAGCTTCGGCATCGGCTGGGCGGGCTGCGGGATGACCGCGGAAGAGGTCCTGCAGTCGGCTGATCAGCGGATGTACGTCGAGAAGCGCTCCCGCTCGAAGGGGCAGCGCCGGGCCGGCTGA
- the arfB gene encoding alternative ribosome rescue aminoacyl-tRNA hydrolase ArfB, producing MGDMSTPPYVIRGSVSLPEAELVWRFTRSSGPGGQHVNTSDTQVELRFDLAGSDALPEVWKERALERLAGTGRLVGEGVVVVRASEHRSQWRNREAAGRRMAALLAEATAPPPRMRRKKKVPRGVNERRLRQKKQRGDIKRGRSGRDWS from the coding sequence ATGGGAGACATGTCCACGCCCCCTTATGTCATCCGCGGATCGGTTTCGTTGCCCGAGGCCGAGCTGGTGTGGCGTTTCACGCGCTCCTCGGGGCCGGGCGGGCAGCACGTCAACACGAGCGACACCCAGGTCGAGCTGCGGTTCGACCTCGCGGGCAGTGACGCGCTGCCCGAGGTGTGGAAGGAGCGCGCCCTGGAACGGCTGGCGGGCACGGGCAGACTCGTCGGCGAGGGCGTCGTGGTCGTACGGGCGAGCGAGCACCGGTCCCAGTGGCGGAACCGTGAGGCGGCCGGCAGGCGGATGGCGGCCCTGCTCGCGGAGGCGACGGCACCCCCGCCGCGGATGCGCCGCAAGAAGAAGGTGCCGCGCGGGGTGAACGAGCGGCGGCTCCGCCAGAAGAAGCAGCGCGGTGACATCAAGCGCGGGCGCTCGGGACGCGACTGGTCGTGA
- a CDS encoding lysozyme has product MPLPRSGPSRRAATGSVRTPAVLLTALTLLFVLPGIAEAQGDDERLAHPEKDWMGSTLKAHEGRAPASPASSRTLAASVEGVDVSSHNGNVAWSTLKKAGSRFAYVKATEGTSYRNPNFAQQYNGSYKSGMIRGSYHFALPSNSSGAAQANYFASHGGGWSKDGKTLPGALDVEYNPYGSACYGKSQKGMVDWISDFVRTYKTRTGRDAVIYTSATWWKTCTGNSTKFSKTNPLWIPSWGKSVGRLPGGWPFHTFWQYTSTGKTVGDHDRFNGSYERLKVLATG; this is encoded by the coding sequence ATGCCCCTGCCCAGGTCCGGCCCGTCACGCCGTGCCGCCACCGGCTCGGTGAGGACGCCCGCCGTTCTCCTCACCGCCCTCACTTTGCTGTTCGTACTGCCCGGGATCGCCGAGGCCCAAGGTGACGATGAACGACTGGCTCACCCAGAGAAGGACTGGATGGGCTCCACCCTCAAGGCCCACGAAGGACGTGCACCGGCCTCACCGGCCTCGTCACGGACCCTCGCCGCGTCCGTCGAAGGCGTGGACGTCTCCAGCCACAACGGCAACGTCGCGTGGTCCACGCTCAAGAAGGCCGGGTCCCGCTTCGCGTACGTGAAGGCCACGGAGGGCACCAGCTACCGCAACCCCAACTTCGCGCAGCAATACAACGGCTCGTACAAGAGCGGCATGATCCGGGGCTCCTACCACTTCGCCCTGCCCTCGAACTCCAGCGGCGCCGCTCAGGCGAACTACTTCGCCTCGCACGGCGGGGGCTGGAGCAAGGACGGCAAGACGCTGCCGGGCGCCCTCGACGTGGAGTACAACCCGTACGGCTCGGCCTGCTACGGCAAGTCACAGAAGGGCATGGTCGACTGGATCAGCGACTTCGTGCGGACGTACAAGACGCGTACCGGCCGTGACGCCGTCATCTACACCTCCGCCACCTGGTGGAAGACGTGCACCGGGAACTCCACGAAGTTCAGCAAGACCAACCCGCTGTGGATCCCCAGCTGGGGCAAGTCGGTCGGCCGCCTCCCGGGCGGGTGGCCGTTCCACACGTTCTGGCAGTACACGTCGACCGGTAAGACCGTCGGCGACCACGACCGCTTCAACGGCTCGTACGAGCGGCTCAAGGTGCTCGCCACGGGGTGA
- a CDS encoding uracil-DNA glycosylase, producing MPASSASARPEEAPGFPAATAPRAVSTAELDAAVPTCRACPRLVAWREEAARTKRKAFLDWEYWARPVPGFGPPDAPLAIVGLAPAAHGGNRTGRVFTGDPSGDALFAALHDVGLASQSTATHRGDGMELYGVRITMPVHCAPPDNRPSTTERDTCRPWLARELELLRPTLRTVVVLGGFGWQALLPVLADAGWRLPRPRPAFGHGTEVLLGDERGEGELRLVGCYHPSRRNMSTRTVTPEMLRDALRRGAETAGLPRP from the coding sequence GTGCCGGCGTCGTCAGCTTCCGCACGGCCCGAGGAGGCCCCCGGCTTCCCCGCGGCCACCGCCCCTCGCGCGGTGAGCACCGCCGAACTCGACGCGGCGGTGCCCACCTGCCGTGCCTGCCCGCGGCTGGTGGCCTGGCGCGAGGAGGCGGCCCGTACGAAGCGGAAGGCTTTCCTCGACTGGGAGTACTGGGCCCGCCCGGTCCCCGGATTCGGCCCGCCGGACGCCCCGCTGGCGATCGTCGGACTCGCACCGGCCGCACACGGTGGCAACCGCACCGGCCGTGTCTTCACCGGTGACCCCTCCGGCGACGCGCTCTTCGCCGCCCTGCACGACGTCGGTCTCGCCTCGCAGTCCACCGCCACTCACCGCGGCGACGGCATGGAGCTGTACGGCGTACGGATCACCATGCCCGTGCACTGCGCACCGCCCGACAACCGGCCCAGCACCACCGAGCGCGACACGTGCCGCCCCTGGCTCGCCCGCGAGCTGGAGCTTCTGCGCCCCACTCTGCGCACCGTCGTCGTGCTCGGCGGCTTCGGCTGGCAGGCGCTGCTTCCCGTGCTCGCCGACGCGGGCTGGCGGTTGCCACGCCCCCGCCCGGCGTTCGGGCACGGCACAGAGGTGCTGCTCGGCGACGAGCGGGGCGAGGGCGAGCTGCGGCTGGTCGGCTGCTACCACCCGAGCCGGCGCAACATGTCCACGCGCACGGTGACCCCCGAGATGCTCCGCGACGCCCTGCGCCGCGGAGCGGAGACGGCGGGGCTGCCGAGGCCGTGA